The sequence below is a genomic window from Candidatus Methylomirabilis lanthanidiphila.
TCCAGACAACAGACGCGGCACAGCGAAACACCGGCGGAGCATTCTCAAGGGATCGCGGAATCCGCGGCGAGGAAGATGAATCGAGAGCGACAATGGACCCGATGATCGAGATTCGGAAATTGAGTCTCAAATACGGCACGAAGCCTGCCATCGAGGATATCAGCCTCGATATCCCGAAACACCAAGTGACCGCCTTCATCGGGCCATCCGGGTGCGGCAAGACCACCCTCCTTCGTTGTCTGAACCGTCTGACCGATCTGATCGACGGCGTCACGATCAGCGGGACCATCCGGATCGGCGGAATGGATATCCACGATCCACACCTGGAGATCACCGAACTACGAAAGCGCGTCGGCATGGTCTTCCAGAAATCCAATCCTTTCCCGAAGTCGATCTACGAGAATGTCGCCTATGGGCCCAGGATCCTGGGCGTCAATGGCCGATCGAAGTTGGATGAGATCGTGGAGAGGGGCCTTCGGGATGCCGCTCTCTGGGATGAAGTCCACGACCGCCTACACCTGAGCGCCCTGAGCCTGTCTGGCGGACAGCAACAACGTCTGTGCATCGCCAGAGCGATCGCGGTCGAGCCAGAGGTCCTGCTAATGGACGAGCCCTGCTCGGCATTAGATCCGATCGCCACGGCCAAGATCGAAGAACTGATCGCCAACCTCAAGCACAACTATACGATCGTGATCGTGACCCATAACATGCAGCAGGCGGCCAGAGTCTCCGATTACACGGCTTTCCTTTACCTTGGCCAATTAGTAGAGTACGATCTGACCAGGCAACTGTTTGTGAAGCCTTCCAAGAAACAGACCGAGGATTACATCACGGGCCGATTCGGCTAGGCGGAGCCATGAGACCGATGCAACGACATTTCGACGAGCAGTTGCAGGAGCTGAAGGAACGCCTGCTGGCCATGGGCGGTCTTGCCGAGACGATGATCGCCAAGAGCGTCAAGGCGCTGGTGGAACGGAGCGAGGCATTGGTCCAGGAGGTCTTTGCCCACGAGGAGGAGATGGACCGGCACTGCATCGACACCGACGACCGCTGCTTTACTCTCCTCGCCTTGCACCAGCCGATGGCCGGCGACCTTCGCTTCATCGCCGTTGCCATTAAGATCAACAGCGACATCGAACGGATCGGCGATCTGGCGGTCAACATCGCCCAGGCGACTATGTCGCTCATTACCGAACCGCAGCTCAAACCGCTTGTCGATATCCCGCGGATGGCCCGACTCTGTCAGGAGATGGTGAAGAAAAGCCTGGATGCGTTTGTGGCGCAAGACCCGGAGTTGGCGAGGATTGTCATCGAGTCGGACGATGCCGTCGATCTTCTGCGGGAGCAGGTCTTCAGAGATCTCCTGAACTGTATGATCGACAACTCCGCGACGGTCCCCAGAGCCATGGACCTGATTCTGGTATCGCGCTGCCTGGAGCGGATTGCCGACCATGCCACCAATATCGCAGAGGACGTCGTCTATATCGTTCGAGGCGAGGATGTCCGGGAGCGCGGCGATAAAGAGATACGGAAAGGGATCAGACGCCAGACAGCGGCCGTGCCATTGATATCGGAAGCTGATCGAAAGGCCGTCCTCGCGGCCCACAGGCTGATGCCGGAAGAGCGCGAGTTCCTGACGCTTATTGAATCCGCCGCTCGCAACCTCCTCGAGGCGGCCGGAGCCCTGCAGACGATGTTCGACAATTACACCAATCCCGAAGCGCAATGGCGGAAGATACGGGACGTCGAACACCAGGGCGACGCCATTACCCACCGCATTATGAAAAAACTGAATCAAACCTTTATCCCGTTCATCGACCGGCAGGAGCTTCGGGCGTTGACATCGACCATCGACGATGTCGTAGACTTCATAGAGGCGGCGGCCTCTAGAATGGTGCTCTATCACATCGCACAACCGACGCCGCAGTCCCGCGAGATGGTCGCCCTCATCACGGCATCAGCCGAACAGATCGTAAAGGCCATCGGGCACCTGCCCACATTCGCCGGGGTAGATGAGATCTGTGTAGAGATCAATCGGCTGGAGAACCTGGCGGACGATCTATACCGGCACGCCATCGCCTCCCTCTTCGAAGGCGATCGGCCGATCCTCGATGTGACCAAGTGGAAAGAGATTTATGAATTGCTGGAAGGCGTAACCGACCGATGCGAGGACGTCGCCAACGTCGTCGAGACGATCGCCCTCAAACATTCGTAAGTCTCGCCACGTCATTTCAGAACCTTGAACCTTGAACGTCTTACACCCCCTCCGTCGCCTCCTGCGAGGCGGCTGCCGTTCTTCTGACCAGCATGCGGGCAGCCAGAATCCCGATCTCATACAGCAGGTACATCGGTAACGCCATTAATGTCTGATTGAAGACATCCGGCGTGGGAGTGAGGATGGCGGCGACCGTAAAGGCGATGAGGATGGCGTATTTTCGATTCCTGGAGAGATACTGGGGCGTCACCAGCCCCATCTTGGCCGCGATCCCGATTGCAAGCGGCAGCTCGAAGACCAGCCCGAAGGCTAATAAGAACTTCGTGGTAAAATCGATGTAGTTGCCGATAGAGATCATCGGCTTCAGGTTTTCGGTTTTGTAGGTCAAGAGGAAGTTCAGCGAAAACGGCAGGACAAAATAGAAGCAGAACGCCACACCACACACAAAGAAGATGGTCGACAACACAACAAATGGAAGCGCATAGCGCTTCTCGTGAGAGAGGAGACCTGGCGCAATAAACCTCCAGATCTGGTAGAGCACGATCGGCAGCGTCAACAGAAGGCCGGTCACCAGAGCGATCTTCATATGCATCCAGAAGGCCTCGGCGGGCGCCAGGAAGATCAGGTCGATGGGGGGACCGGTGCGCGGGACAGAT
It includes:
- the pstB gene encoding phosphate ABC transporter ATP-binding protein: MAVDTEIAVAGQQIAVQTTDAAQRNTGGAFSRDRGIRGEEDESRATMDPMIEIRKLSLKYGTKPAIEDISLDIPKHQVTAFIGPSGCGKTTLLRCLNRLTDLIDGVTISGTIRIGGMDIHDPHLEITELRKRVGMVFQKSNPFPKSIYENVAYGPRILGVNGRSKLDEIVERGLRDAALWDEVHDRLHLSALSLSGGQQQRLCIARAIAVEPEVLLMDEPCSALDPIATAKIEELIANLKHNYTIVIVTHNMQQAARVSDYTAFLYLGQLVEYDLTRQLFVKPSKKQTEDYITGRFG
- a CDS encoding PhoU family transcriptional regulator — its product is MRPMQRHFDEQLQELKERLLAMGGLAETMIAKSVKALVERSEALVQEVFAHEEEMDRHCIDTDDRCFTLLALHQPMAGDLRFIAVAIKINSDIERIGDLAVNIAQATMSLITEPQLKPLVDIPRMARLCQEMVKKSLDAFVAQDPELARIVIESDDAVDLLREQVFRDLLNCMIDNSATVPRAMDLILVSRCLERIADHATNIAEDVVYIVRGEDVRERGDKEIRKGIRRQTAAVPLISEADRKAVLAAHRLMPEEREFLTLIESAARNLLEAAGALQTMFDNYTNPEAQWRKIRDVEHQGDAITHRIMKKLNQTFIPFIDRQELRALTSTIDDVVDFIEAAASRMVLYHIAQPTPQSREMVALITASAEQIVKAIGHLPTFAGVDEICVEINRLENLADDLYRHAIASLFEGDRPILDVTKWKEIYELLEGVTDRCEDVANVVETIALKHS
- a CDS encoding preprotein translocase subunit TatA, whose amino-acid sequence is MSDEKMSFVSHLEELRKRIIVCLAAIGVGFVITFNYSETILHLLKRPLTTDLIFARTYPFLRSVPRTGPPIDLIFLAPAEAFWMHMKIALVTGLLLTLPIVLYQIWRFIAPGLLSHEKRYALPFVVLSTIFFVCGVAFCFYFVLPFSLNFLLTYKTENLKPMISIGNYIDFTTKFLLAFGLVFELPLAIGIAAKMGLVTPQYLSRNRKYAILIAFTVAAILTPTPDVFNQTLMALPMYLLYEIGILAARMLVRRTAAASQEATEGV